The sequence below is a genomic window from Lepus europaeus isolate LE1 chromosome 20, mLepTim1.pri, whole genome shotgun sequence.
AAGACAGATCCCACCACCTACCAACTATGTGGCCACTCTCAAGGACTAAATTAACCTCTCGTCTAATAGGAGAACTCCTAGGAGATGCCTAGGACAGGAGGTTGAGCAAGATAGCCATACGCCAGAGTGCAGTGGTCTTGGTCATCACAGTACCACGAGCGTCAGTCCTTCctggactggatcagaagcaggcccACCTGAGACTGTGTTCCTAAGAATACCTACACGTGCAGCTTTCACAGTACACACACATctatgtgttcatgtgtgttttTGTATAGAGTTTTCCACAGGTGCTTGTCTAACACTGGAAAGGTTATTTCTGAGCAAGCAATTTGATGGATAAATGTTCACATGCTTTGACTTATTAAGCGCATCAGAATTTatcataaggaaataaaaaactccatatgcataaaaatgttaattatatgttaaataaaatactagaaaattgAAAAAACCTAAGTAATCCATAACTAGAAAATATGTGGAATGTCAATTCTCATTTtacaagatgaaaacaaaatccTATTATGCACCTTTCTTAGACTGacataaaagatttattcatctcaATAATGATATGATGGgaatatagaaaattaaaaatgaatacaccCTTGAAAGTGGTAGGGTGCTAAATcagttctgtttcttttaaaagatgcttCACTATAGCTACAATAAGCTATATATAAGCACACatatttatacatgtatatatatatatatatagagagagagagagagagagagagacatacaatATGCTATATGTAAACACAAAttaggagggggagagaaatgaGCTCCCTGATAACTCTGCTGGGCCAGCCTTGCAGTTCCCCAGCAGCCCCAgtgcctcctggctgctgcagctccatgTCAACGCCTCTGCTACTCTGTTTCCCGACGATTCTGACCGTGTACAAACATCTGCCCTGAAACATTCATTTCTGAGAGCAGTACCTCAAAACAGTTGGCTCAGGCATTCCGGGATCTGCACCTCTCTTAAAACCTAAGCAGGGgcggggaagggagagaaaagaaagagaaaaaaatacaagttaaaaatcCAGCAGACAAAAAACACGTACAAACAAGACATTCTTTTTAGTCCACCCTGGGGCACCAATGATATCCAAATCTACTTGCACTAcctagatttaaaaagaaaaaagaaaaagatttatttatttgaaaggcagagctacagtagcaaaggcaaagagagaggcagacttccatgcactgattgactccccagacggccgcaaggGCCGTAgtagggctgatccaaagccaggagccaaaagtttcttccaggtctcccacgtgggtgcaggggcccaaggacttgggtcatcttctacggccttcccaggccacagcaggtagctggatcagaagtggagcagcagggattcaaactggcgcccatatgggatgctggcactgcaggcggcggccacagcgccggccccactatcTAATTTACCTGCACTACAGAACAGCCTGCAGCCTTCAGTGAGGAGTGAAATTCCATCCTCCAAGAGCCATCAGCACAGCAGCCCTTAGCGCGCTCTTCCATGAACAGTCATTACCCAGAAATACGCCACCACAACTTTGACTCACACTGAACCAAAGACTGTGTGTAAAATACAAAGACTGAACACCTAAAACACTGGCCAGAGCACGTGCGAAGTCCGGCAGCACCGCACAGCGGTTAAGAGCACGGCCAGAGCCCGTAGCGCCCTCCCGCAGCACAGCTGCATGAACTTGGCCATGGGACCTCGGTttgctcacctgtaaaatgaggcCCAGAAAAAGCAAAGGtggaggagaaagcagaggccCCGCCACCAGGTGCCCGCATTCCCAGCGCAGGCCTCTCGGCACCCAGAGCCGCGCTTTCACACGCATGGGGTCACCTAGCCCTCCCAACAAACCTGAAGAGGGGCCCTAACTCATTTCACAGATGCAAACAGACCAGCAGGGAGTATACGACTTGCTAAAGACCACCCAACTAGCCAGGGATAGAACGGGAACTCGAACTCGGGCTGGATCCGCGCCACCCGACAAGACCGCCTCAGATGACTGCACGACGGGGTCCCCCTGCTTCTCTCTTCCCAAGGCCAAAAATGGAGTCGCAGCGTCGGCCCCCTCGCTTCCCAATAGTGCCCCGCCCCCAGGTTCTTCTACCACTAACCCAGGTAAATCACGAAAGGGATAAAACCCCAGCGAATGGCGAACTGGCCGCCCTTGAAGAGCTGCTGCAGCCTCTGCTTGGCTTCTTTGCTCAGCTTCACCATGGCGACGGCCGGGCGGCACACAGCAGACACCACAGGAGCGACCGCTTCGGGAATccgggaggagaaggaggtgcGCACGCGCCACACACGGCCTTTACGGCAGGAGTCGTGAGCGTCGCCAGTAGAGGTCGTAAATTCATCGCCCTGAACCAGCCTGACTCCGCGGCGCCGCTGCCCGTGGAAGGCGCATGCGCAGCTGGTTCGCCGGGTTAGGGCGGAGGCTCTCCTCATTCATCTTACCTGAGCGTCTGCTGGTTTATTGCGGCGCTGCTGTTGGAGTTCAAAACTGCAACACCTCTTCCCACAGCCGTACACGTTTTTtaaggcccagctccaactgttccTTGCTTGACATAAAAGGGAcgttaatttaattaaaatggacTGGCTTTAGTCCTCGACTCTTGTTCTAAGTGGGATACCTCGGACAAGATatttataatgtttatatattgtattattatacaatatatattctagatacatttatttatacatttatacatttatttatttatatacatttacttatatatatttattatacaatatatattgtattattaaactatataatttatatattgtattatataatgTACATATTTAATATGTTCTTTTCGAGATTGTGCTGCCTGAAGATTACGAACCGACGCCCAGTAGGGCCCATATCCATGTTTTCTTTGGTCCCCATAGTATTTTAAAGTTACttgctaacattttaaaatttgggaATCTTCACGTGAAATTCTGGATTTCTCTCATGAGTCAAGGAAGTGGAAGCTGAGAGCTCTGCCCTCTGGCGCGCCTGTGTAGACCCAAGCAGTTGTTCTCAGCCGCGGATGCACTTTGAAACCACCCTGGGAGACTGAAAGCCATGCTTCTGATGGTTTTGGGAATGAGGCCTGGCCCTTGGCTTGCCTTTAAGGttcttgtgtaattttttttttttttttaaagatctgttatgtatttgaaaggtagagctacagagagggagagacagagaggtcttccctctgctggttcacccccaaacggctgcaatggccggagctgggctggttggaagccaagagtcaggagcttcatctgggtctcccatgtgggtgcaggggcccaagcacttgggccatcttctgctgcttttccaggcccatgaGCAAGAAGTGGttttaaaagtggagcagctgggactccaaccggtgcccaaatgggatttcCAGGGTTGCAGGCTGCTGCTTAATCCGattgccacaacactgacccagcTCCTGATAACATAGCAACTGCCTGGTTGAGCTTTTGACCCCAGATCTGAGTGCAAGGGCTTTGACCATTAAGACTtccctggctcattcctcaaattaCATGGCCACATATTCTGTGAAACCCTTAAGATGTCCAGTGGCCCCTAAAAGTTTGCCATTGCCTGATGTTAGTCTTGTGTTTGGCTCATCTTCAGGATAACAAAAACCAATGTCTATTATGCCTGACACAGTGTTAATGCTTTTAATAAAATAGTTCATTTTAATGGTTACAAAAATTTGTAAGATTGCATTGCATCTCAGCTTATTGTACTATTTATTGCAAGGATTAAAATGTGTATGTTTAAATTAATAGtatatatgttgtatatattATACATCATTTTACAGGAAACTGACTCAGACACATGGAGTAATTGATCCACAATCACACAGttgaaatgtgctttttttttttaaaaaaaaaaaaggatttatttatttttaaagtcagagttacagagagtggggggAAGACAGAGGtctgtcactcctcaaatgactgcagcagccagcgctgagccaggctgaagccaggagccaagagtttcacctcccacatgggtagcagaggcccaaacacttgggccatcttcagctgcttttcctaggccattagcagagagctggatcagaagtggagcagccagaccccCAACctgtgcctatttgggatgccaatgtcacaggtggcttaacccactgcaggacaacaccagccccaaattctgCTCTCATTTAATCTGTTTGACCCTTGCTGTTATCTAAACTCCTCCAGGACAGAAACAGTTTGTTGACAGAAACAGTTTGTTTCTTATCTCTTTATCCAAAGGGCCTGAAACATAAAGAATGAGATAAATGTGGCATTTATCCTGTAATTTGGGCTAAATAATACCAAGGTCATTTGCCTCCCTCAAacagatttcttttaaagaagCACTACCCTTAAGACTTTCGTGGTTGAGTGGAAAAGACAGGAGTACACAGAAAATTTCAAAGCAAAGTGAATACATATACTAAGTCCCACAATAAGGTTATGAACAAAATATGATAGAAAGGCCAATGGAAGACACCAACTTCACCTAGAGAGCAGAGAAATGTTGGAAGAAGCCAATGGCAGGCACACTGGAGAGAGGGATTAAGTCTGAAAATTAGGAAGAAGGTAGAGTCAGCAGGACTCATAGCCAAATTGAAGTGGAGGGCAAAGTTGGAAGCCAGCGAGGATAACTACCCAGTTTTGAGCTTGTGCACCTGTGCTCATGGTCTCTCCACAAAGTCTCAATTATCTAGATTCACCTCTAGAGTGACTCCCAGACACAGGGCTGGGAATAGGAACAGCACTGGCGTGGCCACTGGTATGTTAACACTCCTTCAGCCTATTTCTTGTAGAAAGAACAAAAGTTGAggatctccatttttttttaaaaaagatttatttatttatttgaaagccagagttacacagagagaggagaggcagagagagagagaggtcttccatctggtggttcactccccaattggccgcaatggctggagctgcgccaatccgaagccaagcgccaggagcttcttctagtctcccacataggtgcagggcccaaggacttgggccatcttctactgctctcccagtccacagcagagagctggatcagaagtggagcagctgggtctcgaactggtgcccatatgggatgtcagcgcttcaggccagggcattaacccactgcgccacggcgccggccccttttttatttatttatttttcgaGGATCTCCATTTTACATTTGATGCTCAGGCTCACACAGCCTCGAGTAGACTgtgacatcagcaggaagtgaaGTGACCCACCTACCTCTGCCCCGCACCCCGCACCCCGCACCCCTGCTGTCTGCTCTGCACACTGGAGTCAGCATCAGCCTTCTAAACCTCAGTTCTGTCAGGTCACTCTTCTTTATTTATAGACCGTAATTGCTCTGATGTACTTATTAATTCTGGAAACTTTCGTGCTGACCTAGGATGCTCAGCTCTGTGTGTCATGGGTCCTGATAGGAAAAGGAGGCACAGTCCCCACGTCAACATTTTGCCTGCTAGTAAGAGATGAAGCCACATCTAGTAACAAGTTACTCATTAGGCTAATCTTTGGGAAAGCGATAACAAACTCAAGATTCATCAGGAGGACGCAGGGGACTGCAGACCTGTGCTGGAATCTGGCTGTCACTCAGTTGTGTGATTGTGGTCAACTTGTTaacctctcttccttcccctgcaAAAGAAGAGCACAGTGGCACCCGCCCCCATCAGCTGAACACTGCTGCTGTCTGAAAGCCAGCCCAGCCAAGCTAAGTTTTACTCTCACAGGAGCTCCACTGTTGCTGCCTGGCGGTCCCCACTCTCTTTTCACTGATTTCAGTAACAAAGACCAACTTTTTCCGGAAGCTTTTTCTCTAAGACTGCCTGCATGGAgcctcccaggagccagcagcaccTACTACAAACACAGCCATAAAGTGGGGAAAGGAAAGAAGTGGAACATTCGAGTCCTCGTGGACTGCGGTTTATATTTTGTctccattagattttttttttaaggtttatttgttcgaaaggcagaatcagagagagagaaagagacagagagacagagaaggagatcttccatctgctggttcactcctcaaacagccacaacggctagagctaggccagtccaaagccaggagccagaagcattttctgggtctctccaagcacctgggcctccttccactgctttaccaggcacattagcagggagctaggttagaagtggatcagccagagctcaaaccagcAGTcttatgggatggtggcactgcaggggggGCAGCTTGACCTGTtatcgccacagctctggcccctgtccattaaatcttttattattattatttatttatttacttgaaagtcagaaatctTAATACAATGCTGCACAATCGAGGGAACCCAGTGAAATACTTGCTGCAATGAAAAAAAGAGCATAGTCTTAGAAGTCACATGACTCTAAGTCACATGACTGCAAGATCTGAGTCCAGTGCTGCCTTTCACTCAAAATGAGGACggtaggggcctgcactgtggcacaggttaaccCTCCgtctgccgtgccggcatcccatatgggtgctggttctactcccgcctgctcttctgatccagctctctgctatggcctgggaaagcagtggaagatgactcaagtccttagcccctgcacctgcgtgggagacctggaagacgctcctggctcctggcttcgggtcactcagctttggccattgcagccatctggggagtgaaccagcagatggaagactctctttctctctctctctgcctctcctctctgtgtatctctgactttaaaataaataaataaatcttaaaaaataaagaataaaaaatgaggaCCTTGTTGGGGACATGTGTTTAAGGCACTGCTGGAGGCACctaggtttgagccccagctgttctgctgATTTCAGCTTTTTACCAGTGtgcacactgagaggcagcaggtgacaactcgagaagttgggtccctgccactcacatgggagatccgtcCTGAGTTACCATCGCCTGGCTTCTTCCTCGCCCAGCCTtacctgttgtggacatttggggagtgaaccagtaaatgggaaatctctgtctctgccttttaaataaatatttcttaagaaaaacaaGGATCTCGAGAGCCCATAGATAACATAGCAGAAAAGCTAATTAATCACCATGGTTACCAGAAACAGTGCCTCGTTTCCAAAATGCAGCCAAGTAGATGAGCCAAGTGAAAGCAAGGGAAAAATGTATCATGTACCTTGTTTCTCAGAAATgctatatataaaaacatatcaATAGTCAAACACTGTGGGCTTTCTTCAGTTGTGGCTCCTACCCTGTCCTCTTCTCCTCTGCTAGGATGTTTTTGAGTAGATGAGCAATGTCTTATTGCCATGGCACAGCTTGGAGTTCTTCAGCACATCAGGCAAACATATACATGAAATACAATTGCCACAAAGGAGAGATTTGTCAAAAAGCAGCAGAGACCAAGCACAAGGCTCTGCCAAGAAAAGGGAGTTTCAGCGAACTTTTGCTTGC
It includes:
- the TOMM7 gene encoding mitochondrial import receptor subunit TOM7 homolog, translated to MVKLSKEAKQRLQQLFKGGQFAIRWGFIPFVIYLGFKRGADPGMPEPTVLSLLWG